One Pseudomonas sp. MM213 genomic window, GCGCACGAACATTTCCGCGGGCATGCCGGGCTTGATCACCAGGCCGTTGAGTTTTTCCATGGCGTGTTCGCTGACGCTGCTGCGCAGTACGTAATACGGAGCGCCGGTTTTCTCATCGACCATCTGGTCGGCGGAAATCAGGCTGACTTCGCCAGGAACCCGTGGTGTGCGGCTCTGGTTGAACGCGGTGAACAAAATGTCCACCGGCAAGTGCGTACCGACCTTGTCGATCAGGTTGATCGGCAGATGCCCTTCGACTTCCAGGCGAGTGCCCTGCGGAACGATTTCCAGCAGGGTTTCGCCCTGGCGCACCACCGCACCTTCGGTATGCACCCCGAGGTTGACCGCGATGCCGTCGGCGGTGGCGATGATTTCGCTGTGCTGCAAGTCGAAACCGGCGGAGGTCAGTTGCTCCTCCAGCGTCACGCTTTTGAGCTGTGCGTCGGCCAGCTGAGTGCGGACTTCTTTCTGGTACTCCTCGATGTGTTGTTGCAGTTTCAGCCGCGATTCGAGGATGCCCTGCTCCACCCGCCCGCTTTCGCCGGTGTTTTCTGCCAATTGTTGTTGCACCTGCGACAGTTGGCGCTGGTACTCCATCAGCCGATTGCGCGGGATGTAGCCGTTGTCCGCCAGCGGCTGAAGGTTGCTCAGTTGCTGTTGCAGGGAACTGGCCTGGGCGGTCAAGTCCGAGCGTGCGCGGCGCATGCCGGCCAGTTGCGCGCCAGCGCCTTCGATGCTGGCGCGCAACGCAGCCTGCTCGCGGGAAAACGCTTCACGGCGACTGCTGAACAACTGCCGCTGGCCTTCCAGTACCAGCGCCAGACGCGGGTCGGGATCGTTACTCAGTTCGGCGGGAAAACTCACTTGTTTGAGGTTGTCCCGTTCGCTTTGCCAGCGCGCCAGGCTGGCCCAGGCCATGCGGTATTGCGCTTGCAGGGATTGCACGTCGGCGGCGACTTGGGTCTGGTCGAGTTGAAACAGCGGCTGCCCCTGCTTCACCGCTTGCCCCTCGCGCACCAGAATCCGGCTGACCACCCCGCTGCTCATCGATTGCACCGCTTTGCGCTTGCCCGAGACCACCACGGTGCCTTGCACCGGA contains:
- a CDS encoding HlyD family type I secretion periplasmic adaptor subunit — its product is MSNLNEASMEHDYIAERPERDARFFARMGWILAIVGAGSFFTWASLAPLDQGIPVQGTVVVSGKRKAVQSMSSGVVSRILVREGQAVKQGQPLFQLDQTQVAADVQSLQAQYRMAWASLARWQSERDNLKQVSFPAELSNDPDPRLALVLEGQRQLFSSRREAFSREQAALRASIEGAGAQLAGMRRARSDLTAQASSLQQQLSNLQPLADNGYIPRNRLMEYQRQLSQVQQQLAENTGESGRVEQGILESRLKLQQHIEEYQKEVRTQLADAQLKSVTLEEQLTSAGFDLQHSEIIATADGIAVNLGVHTEGAVVRQGETLLEIVPQGTRLEVEGHLPINLIDKVGTHLPVDILFTAFNQSRTPRVPGEVSLISADQMVDEKTGAPYYVLRSSVSEHAMEKLNGLVIKPGMPAEMFVRTGERSLLNYLFKPLLDRAGSALTEE